AGTCAATTTCTCATATGTTGGCCAGTGTTCAAGAAACGGATAAATCTCTGAACAAAGTACTTGGAGCTAAAGATCTAACAATGATGGGGATTGGCTGCATTATTGGCACAGGAATTTTTGTTTTGACAGGAGTAGCCGCCGCAGAACACGCAGGACCGGCTCTTGTGCTTTCGTTTATCTTTTCAGGACTTGCCTGTATATTTGCTGCGCTATGTTATTCAGAGTTTGCTTCTTCTATCCCTATTTCTGGTAGCGCTTACACCTACAGTTATGTCACTTTTGGTGAAGTGATGGCCTGGATTCTTGGTTGGGCATTACTGTTGGAATATGGACTTGCAGCTTCAGCAGTTGCTAGTGGCTGGTCAGGTTATTTTCAAGGCTTATTAAGTGGGTTCGGGTTGAAATTACCACTTGCTATAACAAGTGCTTACGATCCTGGAAAAGGTACCTTTATTGACATTCCAGCTATTACTGCTGTTTTAGTTATTACCTTTCTGCTCTCTCGTGGTTTACGTGAATCTACACGTGCAAATAATATCATGGTTGTGATTAAGATTGCTGTTGTTCTTTTATTCATCGTCATCGGAATATGGTATGTAAAACCAGGAAACTGGACACCATTTATGCCATTTGGTTTCTCTGGGGTAACAGCAGGTGCTGCATCTGTCTTTTTTGCTTACCTTGGCTTTGATTCTATAGCTTCTGCAGCCGAGGAAGTAAAAAATCCTCAGCGCAATATGCCTATCGGGATTATTTCTTCCCTTACTATATGTACGATCTTATATATTATTGTTTCCTTCATTCTAACAGGCATTGTTCCCTTTACTGAATTAAATGTGAAAAACCCGGTAGCTTTTGCTTTAAGTTATATTCACCAAGACTGGGTAGCAGGCTTTATTTCGGTAGGAGCTTTGACGGGAATGACTACAGTGTTACTTGTACTTTTATACGCACAAACACGTTTGTTTTTTGCTATGAGTCGGGATGGCTTATTGCCTAAAACAATGTCCAAAGTCGATTCAGTTAAGAAAGCCCCTATTATAAATACGTGGATTACAGGAATCTTAGTTGCAATTTTTGTTGGATTCATTCCTTTACATAGATTAGCTGAACTAGTTAATATCGGAACACTCTTTGCGTACTTGGTTGTTTCGGTAGGCGTATTGGTTTTGCGTAAAACACAACCTGAACTACCACGCGCTTTCAAAGTCCCATTTGTTCCGTTTATCCCCATTATCTCTATGTTATTTTGTGGCTACCTTATGTTTAATTTACCGATGACCACTTGGATTGGATTCGGAATCTGGTTGGTGATTGGTCTTATTGTTTACTTTATATTTGGTTACAGAAATAGTGAATTAGGAAAGAGGGAGAAAAATTTAAAAGCTGATAAAGAAATAGATAAGAGAGAGATTCTATAAGCCTTCTACATGCACTTATCTAATTAATATATTCAAGTTAATTAAAAACGTCTATCTTAATACATGTAATCTTCTATTCATTAACTGCCTTAGGACAAACAATTTTGTGTGATAGAATCTGTTTAATCAAACATTTTATTATAACTAAAGCTAAAAGGGATGCCTATTGGCATCCTTTTTTAGATGAAAATTATTTCATTTACCGCATACACCACAATCTACTCATCCCCTACTGCAGTAGCTACATAGAAACAGTATTAAATCAGGATTCTAAATTACACCCAGATACCATTCATAAGTGGCTATTTCTCAACGGAATGGGGTTTGCTGAAAAAGTAGACAAGTTTAAGACATTAATTATTACTTCCAAGAATGTTATAGATGGCAAGTTAATTACTGATTGGACTCAACTTCAACAAAGTTAATAACTAGATGAATAAAATAAAAAGCGACATACCTATTAATGGTAAGTCGCTTTTAGTTATTTATCATTTCAGCTTGAATAATGTAGCGATCAGGCGCTTTTCCAATCATATCAAATGGATAGCAAGTTGTTAATGTAAGCGTAGGATTATCTTTAGGAACAATTACTGTCCGATCTTCTTTATGTGTAATCCAAATCTTTTTAATTTGGTATTCATAAAGCTTGTTATCAAATTCTACAATTAGATTGTCACCCGTTTTAAGTTCACCTAACCTTGTAAATACGGTGTCGCGGTGCCCACTTAATACTGTGTGCTCCATTCCCTTTGGAGTAGTAGTTAAATCACTAACAAACATTCCTACGCCTCTTTTTAAGGTATCAGCATCTGTTCCCCAATACACTGAGTATTTTAATTCGAGTTTAGGAATAACGAGATTCGCTACTTTTTGACCTTTGTTGTAATTATAATCTTCCATTTTCTCTGAAGACTTGGTGTCGACTTCTTCTAGATTCACATCGCTAGTTGAATCTTCTTGTTTTACTTCAGTGCTTTGTTGGCCTACATCTTCTTTTTCTTTTACTTCATAATGGTTTATTTCCTTCTGAGATAGAGTCTCTGAAGATGATCTTCCTAAGTTCCACTCAAAGAATGAATAACCAGCTAGGGAAATGCCTATCACAAATAGACAAATGCCTAATATTCTCATACAACTGCACCTCTATAAAAAAGAGACAGGAATAATCCCGTCCCTTTTATTTTATATATCCATTATATTATGCTTTTGAATTTTTACGACGAGTAAATACTACCACACCAGCAGCCGCAACAGCTAAACCAGCTGCTACACCAAGTGGATTATTACTTGCTGTTTCAGGAAGCTCTTCGCCTTCTTTTTTGTCAGAAGTAGCTTTTTGCTCTGAAGAAGAATTGTCTTCTTTAGTAGCAGTTTCTTCTTTTGCAGGCTGTTCTTCAGTAGTTTGTTCTGTAGTAGTCTCTTCTTTAGTTGTTTCCTCTGAAGTAGCTTCTTCTTTCTTACCAATGCCGTTAATCTTAGAAGTATCATAGTCAGATGGAGCTTCACAAGGAATACCATCGTCTACTTTGTTACCCCAGCCATCTAATCTCTCAGGATCATTTGTTGCTGTATAACCTTTTGAATTCCAGTAGTCTACTACTTCTTGGTATGGCTTACCTTTAAAATCAGAACAGTCTTTATCTAAACCGTTTGATTCTGCTGATGCTGTAGTTGCTACGGTACCAATTCCCCCAAATGTTAACGCTGCCGCCAAAGCAAATGTTACTTTTTTCATTTCTCCTACCCCCAATAATTATGTGTCAGATTTGCTAACAATTTCATATTAAACTCTTTTTCTGGCAACTTCAACAATAATCTGGGGCATTAGCTACAATTTCCCTTTATTCGTCAATTTCTTCTGTTTAACATGACGATATCATTATATTTATCCATTTTATGTAATTAAACTAGTTTTAAATGAGTGTTGTTTTCCCGTTTTTTTCTTCAGTTAAACCTCTCATTTTTTATTTACAATTTAAATTTTTGCTTCTTTTTTCTTTTTTCTAACCGGCTTATACTTGGTTTATTTTCTCGTTAATTCTTTACATATCCATTTGATATACTTCTTTCTGAAAGTTTAAAAAGATATCCTTTGCTATGAAACAATCAGATCATTACAAGCAATAGTAATTAATAAAATGTCCCGCATTGAGAACGAACACTCTATTTAGGTAAAATAAAGGAAAAACCATACAGGAAATTTAAAGAAGGTGTTCTTATGAAGAAAGTTGTGGCTGCAATTATAAAGGAGAAAGATCAAATATTAATCGCTCAAAGGCATTCAAAAGACCCTTTGGCCGGCAAATGGGAATTCCCCGGCGGCAAGTTGGAACCTGGTGAGACACCCAAAGAGTGTCTAGTAAGGGAGCTCAGAGAAGAGTTACGAGTAGAAGTAGAAATTGGCTCTTTTTATGATGACAAGGTTCTGGTGCAAAGATTACGTCAATCTGAAAGAAAGCATGTAAATGGTTAAATACATCTATTCTTAATCAGCAATTTTGAATAGTTCATGAATGAACTCCACTTGATTTTGGACAGACTTGTCTTGTGAAATAAGTTGTCCTTTTTTTATCATATGGATCGCTTCTATTCCTGAAAGAATGGATGTAGCTGTGCTAAAAGATTTTAATCCTAACATAGATCGAACTCGTTTTTTAATAAATCGATGATCCTGTTCGATGATGTTATTCAGATATTTGACTTGCTTTAATTGGATGCCTACAGGCATCTTTTTTTGGTTCTTTAATTCTTCAATCGCTATAGGATAAGCTGAGTTCTTGTCTACTGTGATCACACGGGGTTTGGAAACATGAAAAGACCGCAAAGCTTTCTTGAAAAAGCGCTTTGCAGCCTTCGTATCTCTTGTTTTACTTAAATAAAAATCAATTGTATTTCCTTTAGAATCAACCACACGGTAGAGGTACATCCATTTTCCTTTCACTTTCACATAGGTCTCATCCACTCGCCAAGAATCATTTGTTGTCTTAAGGTGACGTCGCACGCGTTCATCTAACTCTGGTCCATATTGGTGAACCCAACGCATAATCGTAGTGTGAGCTATTGATAAACCTCGTTCTTCCATCATTTCCACTAAATCACGAAAACTAAGGTTGTACCGCAGGTACCATCGGGCGGTTAGTAAAATAATGTCCGGCTGATAATGTTTCCACTTAAATAGATTCTGCTTTTCCATACTGATCACGTCCCTTTTTTAGAGTACTAGTATCAGTATGTCCAAGGTTTAGAGATTAATTGCAAGTTAGATTGATTTTTTGCACCAAAACCCCTAATTGCGTTAGTCTAATAAAAGCCAAAAAGGAAAGAGTGAACCTGGAAGAAATAAAAGAGCAAGAAATAGATCTTGATAAAGTTTATAACTACGCTGAATATCCAGATAAGGTTTTATCAAGACCTAAATTGAAAAAAGGCATAGAAAATAAAGGTTGATACATATTGCACATGACTAATATGTATCAACCTTTTAATTTTTGCTCAATAAACGTGCCTGTTTGATGAAATGCCTTAAACATCTATGGGATTAACATCTGAAAACAATATCTAAGCTACCGTTGTAATTATCGGTTGATCCTTTGTAACAATTATTGTGTGCTCATGTTGTGCACAAAGACTATTATC
The window above is part of the Priestia megaterium genome. Proteins encoded here:
- a CDS encoding amino acid permease; this translates as MDLFRKKSISHMLASVQETDKSLNKVLGAKDLTMMGIGCIIGTGIFVLTGVAAAEHAGPALVLSFIFSGLACIFAALCYSEFASSIPISGSAYTYSYVTFGEVMAWILGWALLLEYGLAASAVASGWSGYFQGLLSGFGLKLPLAITSAYDPGKGTFIDIPAITAVLVITFLLSRGLRESTRANNIMVVIKIAVVLLFIVIGIWYVKPGNWTPFMPFGFSGVTAGAASVFFAYLGFDSIASAAEEVKNPQRNMPIGIISSLTICTILYIIVSFILTGIVPFTELNVKNPVAFALSYIHQDWVAGFISVGALTGMTTVLLVLLYAQTRLFFAMSRDGLLPKTMSKVDSVKKAPIINTWITGILVAIFVGFIPLHRLAELVNIGTLFAYLVVSVGVLVLRKTQPELPRAFKVPFVPFIPIISMLFCGYLMFNLPMTTWIGFGIWLVIGLIVYFIFGYRNSELGKREKNLKADKEIDKREIL
- a CDS encoding class D sortase, translating into MRILGICLFVIGISLAGYSFFEWNLGRSSSETLSQKEINHYEVKEKEDVGQQSTEVKQEDSTSDVNLEEVDTKSSEKMEDYNYNKGQKVANLVIPKLELKYSVYWGTDADTLKRGVGMFVSDLTTTPKGMEHTVLSGHRDTVFTRLGELKTGDNLIVEFDNKLYEYQIKKIWITHKEDRTVIVPKDNPTLTLTTCYPFDMIGKAPDRYIIQAEMINN
- a CDS encoding LPXTG cell wall anchor domain-containing protein, which produces MKKVTFALAAALTFGGIGTVATTASAESNGLDKDCSDFKGKPYQEVVDYWNSKGYTATNDPERLDGWGNKVDDGIPCEAPSDYDTSKINGIGKKEEATSEETTKEETTTEQTTEEQPAKEETATKEDNSSSEQKATSDKKEGEELPETASNNPLGVAAGLAVAAAGVVVFTRRKNSKA
- a CDS encoding NUDIX domain-containing protein — protein: MKKVVAAIIKEKDQILIAQRHSKDPLAGKWEFPGGKLEPGETPKECLVRELREELRVEVEIGSFYDDKVLVQRLRQSERKHVNG
- a CDS encoding IS6 family transposase, encoding MEKQNLFKWKHYQPDIILLTARWYLRYNLSFRDLVEMMEERGLSIAHTTIMRWVHQYGPELDERVRRHLKTTNDSWRVDETYVKVKGKWMYLYRVVDSKGNTIDFYLSKTRDTKAAKRFFKKALRSFHVSKPRVITVDKNSAYPIAIEELKNQKKMPVGIQLKQVKYLNNIIEQDHRFIKKRVRSMLGLKSFSTATSILSGIEAIHMIKKGQLISQDKSVQNQVEFIHELFKIAD